The segment CAAATACTGCCATACCACGCTGCTGACATGTATGCGCTCGTTAATGACATTGAACGTTATCCTGAGTTTTTGCCCATGTGTGTTGATGCAAAGATCTTATCTAAAACAGAGAATGAGCTTTGTGCCACATTATTTATTCAAAAAGGGCCTTTACAGTTTAGTTTTTCAACACGAAATAATTTGATTGTAGATAAACAAGTAGAAATGCTTCTATTAGATGGGCCTTTTGAATATTTGAGAGGGAAATGGGTATTTACGGATCGCTCTCAAGGCTCAGATGTTAATCTGAAGCTTGATTTTGAAATGAAGAATACATTGTTGAAATTGACTTTGGGGCCTGTCTTTAGTGCCTTGGCTTATAGCATGGTTGAAATTTTTAGTAAAAGAGCGAAAAAATTATATGATTAAGATTGAAGTCGCTGCTGCGACTACCGAATTGCAAAAAATAATTGCAATTGAAATTGAAGCTAATGCAAATATACGTCAAGCGATAGAATTGTCAGGT is part of the Candidatus Berkiella cookevillensis genome and harbors:
- a CDS encoding type II toxin-antitoxin system RatA family toxin; the encoded protein is MPIITQQQILPYHAADMYALVNDIERYPEFLPMCVDAKILSKTENELCATLFIQKGPLQFSFSTRNNLIVDKQVEMLLLDGPFEYLRGKWVFTDRSQGSDVNLKLDFEMKNTLLKLTLGPVFSALAYSMVEIFSKRAKKLYD